One genomic segment of Erythrobacter sp. THAF29 includes these proteins:
- a CDS encoding acyl-CoA dehydrogenase family protein has protein sequence MLDTSYRTAYNEDHEAFRDTVRKVLAEHMEPYIDQHEEEGIVPRDAWKALGEAGMLCPTVKEENGGLGLDFGFNCVIAEELSYLGTSAGFTLQNDITVNYFERLGSEEQKAKYLPGMISGDIITAIAMTEPGAGSDLQGIRTTAIEDGNHLVINGSKTYITNGQNADVVIVVAKTDPSQGAKGTSLVLVEDGTPGFEKGRNLDKIGQHSADTSELFFQDVRVPKTNILGGEGRGFIHLMEELPQERLSIAVTAQGGAQRAFDEAVNFTKDRKAFGRTVFEFQNTKFTLADLKAKLQVGWAHLDWAIKRHLEGKLTTDEASAAKLWHTEMQWECVDAALQLHGGAGYMNEYAIARLWRDARVQRIYGGTSEIMKEVVSRSI, from the coding sequence ATGCTCGATACCTCGTACCGCACCGCCTATAACGAAGACCACGAGGCGTTCCGTGATACCGTGCGCAAAGTGCTCGCCGAGCACATGGAACCCTATATCGACCAGCACGAGGAAGAGGGGATCGTCCCGCGTGATGCGTGGAAGGCGCTGGGAGAGGCGGGGATGCTGTGCCCGACCGTGAAGGAAGAGAATGGCGGGCTGGGCCTCGATTTCGGGTTCAATTGCGTGATCGCAGAGGAGCTGAGCTATCTCGGCACCTCGGCAGGCTTCACGCTCCAGAACGACATCACGGTCAATTATTTCGAACGCCTCGGCAGCGAGGAGCAGAAGGCGAAATACCTGCCCGGCATGATCTCGGGCGACATAATCACCGCTATCGCGATGACCGAGCCGGGCGCAGGCTCGGACCTCCAGGGCATACGAACCACGGCAATTGAGGATGGAAATCACCTCGTCATCAACGGCTCGAAGACGTACATAACCAACGGCCAGAACGCCGATGTGGTGATCGTCGTCGCCAAGACCGATCCCTCGCAAGGCGCGAAGGGCACCAGCCTAGTTCTGGTCGAAGACGGCACGCCCGGTTTCGAAAAGGGCCGCAACCTCGACAAGATCGGCCAGCATTCCGCCGACACTTCCGAGCTGTTCTTCCAGGACGTGCGCGTGCCCAAGACCAACATCCTCGGCGGCGAGGGGCGCGGCTTCATCCACTTGATGGAAGAGCTGCCGCAGGAACGTCTTTCCATCGCCGTCACCGCGCAGGGCGGGGCACAGCGCGCCTTCGACGAAGCGGTCAATTTCACCAAGGATCGCAAGGCTTTCGGCCGCACCGTCTTCGAATTCCAGAACACCAAGTTCACGCTCGCCGATTTGAAGGCCAAGCTGCAAGTCGGCTGGGCGCATCTCGACTGGGCAATCAAGCGCCATCTCGAAGGCAAGCTCACGACCGACGAAGCGAGCGCGGCCAAGCTGTGGCACACAGAGATGCAATGGGAATGCGTCGATGCCGCGCTCCAACTGCATGGCGGCGCGGGCTATATGAACGAATATGCCATCGCGCGGCTGTGGCGCGACGCACGCGTACAGCGCATCTACGGCGGCACGAGCGAGATCATGAAGGAAGTGGTCAGCCGCTCGATCTGA
- a CDS encoding aldo/keto reductase, translating into MKFTRLGNTGLMVSRLCLGCMSYGDTTKGWHGDWLLGEEESRPFFKKALESGINFFDTANVYSGGTSEEITGKLLGEMARRDEIVVATKAYFPWRQAPNAGGNSRKSLMQAVDDSLSRLGMDYVDLYQIHRWDDETPIEETMEALHDIVKAGKARYIGASSMYAWQFAKAQETARANGWTPFISMQNQLNLLYREEEREMLPLCEDEGVGVIPWSPLARGKLARPLGEETVRSETDGVGKMLYQEDEADNAIITALADLAEKRGDAMASLGLAWHFTRRAVTAPIIGATKPHHIDAAVAALDIELSDEELAAIEDPYRPKRLTGIGMPAPVMDKVSVIS; encoded by the coding sequence ATGAAATTCACCCGCCTCGGCAATACCGGCCTCATGGTCTCGCGGCTCTGCCTCGGCTGCATGAGCTATGGCGACACGACCAAGGGCTGGCATGGCGACTGGCTGCTCGGCGAGGAGGAAAGCCGGCCGTTCTTCAAGAAGGCGCTTGAGAGCGGGATCAATTTCTTCGACACCGCGAATGTCTATTCGGGCGGCACCTCGGAGGAAATCACCGGCAAGCTGCTCGGAGAGATGGCGCGGCGCGACGAGATCGTGGTCGCGACCAAGGCCTATTTCCCCTGGCGACAGGCTCCCAATGCGGGCGGAAATTCTCGCAAAAGCCTGATGCAGGCGGTCGATGATAGCCTTTCGCGGCTCGGCATGGATTACGTCGACCTCTACCAGATCCACCGCTGGGACGACGAGACGCCGATCGAGGAAACGATGGAGGCGCTGCACGACATCGTGAAGGCGGGCAAGGCACGCTATATCGGCGCATCGTCGATGTATGCGTGGCAATTCGCGAAGGCGCAGGAAACGGCGCGGGCGAACGGGTGGACGCCCTTCATCTCGATGCAGAACCAATTGAACCTGCTTTATCGCGAGGAGGAGCGCGAGATGCTGCCACTGTGCGAGGACGAGGGTGTAGGCGTGATCCCGTGGAGCCCGCTTGCGCGCGGCAAGCTTGCAAGGCCGCTCGGCGAGGAAACGGTGCGTAGCGAGACCGATGGCGTCGGCAAGATGCTCTATCAGGAGGACGAGGCCGATAATGCGATCATCACGGCGCTGGCCGACCTCGCCGAAAAGCGCGGCGATGCCATGGCCAGCCTTGGCCTCGCTTGGCACTTCACACGGCGTGCTGTGACGGCTCCGATCATCGGCGCGACCAAGCCGCATCATATCGACGCTGCGGTTGCCGCACTCGACATCGAGCTTTCGGACGAGGAACTCGCCGCAATCGAAGACCCCTATCGCCCGAAACGACTGACCGGGATCGGTATGCCCGCCCCGGTCATGGACAAGGTTTCGGTAATTTCCTGA
- a CDS encoding response regulator transcription factor produces the protein MDVINIFLTDELGNTLEDFVHDERRFVFDRLGADGPKRLVDGPTWIFVDWVMDDLAGLEMCRRLRADERTGEAHITMVLEEDDIEDRRRALKAGADDYMIGPLDRTAVLDRVLAVQSNNVDRGATQRIEAGDLVIDLAALQARWNEKPVQLRPNEFRLLRYFAENPNQVLSREDLIAGLGKGDAPIDERTVDVWIGRLRRAIKAAGGGNPLRTVRSMGYVFDLN, from the coding sequence ATGGACGTGATCAACATTTTCCTCACCGACGAACTGGGAAACACGCTGGAGGATTTCGTTCACGACGAACGCCGCTTCGTGTTCGACCGGCTCGGCGCGGACGGCCCCAAGCGGCTCGTCGACGGCCCGACCTGGATCTTTGTCGACTGGGTGATGGATGATCTTGCGGGCCTCGAAATGTGTCGCCGACTGCGCGCGGATGAGCGCACCGGGGAAGCGCATATCACCATGGTGCTCGAGGAAGACGATATCGAGGACCGCCGCCGTGCGCTGAAGGCAGGGGCGGATGATTACATGATCGGCCCGCTCGATCGTACCGCAGTGCTTGACCGGGTGCTCGCAGTGCAATCGAACAATGTCGATCGCGGCGCGACGCAACGCATCGAGGCGGGCGATCTGGTGATCGATCTTGCGGCGCTGCAGGCGCGCTGGAACGAAAAGCCGGTGCAGCTTCGTCCCAACGAGTTCCGCCTGCTGCGATACTTCGCGGAGAACCCCAACCAGGTGCTTTCGCGCGAAGACCTGATCGCAGGGCTGGGCAAAGGCGACGCGCCAATCGACGAGCGCACGGTCGATGTTTGGATCGGCCGCTTGCGCCGCGCGATCAAGGCGGCAGGCGGAGGAAACCCGCTGCGCACAGTTCGATCGATGGGCTACGTCTTCGACCTGAACTGA
- a CDS encoding SDR family NAD(P)-dependent oxidoreductase, whose amino-acid sequence MTDPLDFTGKRVLVIGGSGGIGNGIAQGFRARGAEVIVTGTRPDAGDYLEAEDSDFTGLDYRRLDVRDRDAPAVLAKEIGPVDVLVQSQGVVRYGRKEFEREGWDEVIEVNLDSVMDCARAFHAGLAERAGTMIVVSSVAAFKSTLGNPAYGASKAGAASLVKSLGEAWARDGVRVNGIAPGLVPTKLTTVTTEHPERREGALRSIPLRRMGTPEDMAGAALFLASPLSAYMIGQTLVVDGGLTLS is encoded by the coding sequence ATGACCGACCCACTCGACTTCACCGGAAAGCGTGTCCTCGTAATCGGCGGGTCGGGAGGGATCGGCAACGGGATCGCGCAGGGATTTCGCGCGCGCGGGGCCGAGGTGATCGTTACCGGCACGCGCCCCGATGCGGGCGATTATCTCGAAGCCGAAGACAGCGACTTCACGGGGCTCGATTATCGCCGGCTCGATGTAAGGGACCGCGATGCCCCTGCCGTGTTGGCCAAAGAAATCGGCCCGGTCGATGTGCTGGTCCAGAGCCAGGGCGTGGTGCGCTATGGCCGCAAGGAATTCGAGCGCGAGGGCTGGGACGAGGTGATCGAGGTCAATCTCGATTCGGTCATGGATTGCGCGCGTGCCTTCCACGCAGGACTGGCGGAGCGCGCGGGCACGATGATCGTCGTTTCCTCGGTCGCCGCATTCAAATCGACCCTTGGCAATCCCGCTTACGGGGCCTCCAAGGCTGGGGCGGCGAGCCTCGTAAAATCCCTGGGCGAAGCATGGGCGAGGGACGGGGTGCGCGTGAACGGCATCGCGCCGGGACTCGTCCCGACCAAGCTCACCACCGTCACCACCGAGCACCCCGAACGGCGCGAGGGCGCGCTACGCTCGATCCCGCTTCGTCGCATGGGCACGCCCGAGGACATGGCGGGCGCCGCGCTGTTCCTTGCCTCGCCGCTTTCGGCCTACATGATCGGTCAGACCCTTGTGGTCGATGGCGGGCTGACGCTGAGTTGA